From a region of the Janthinobacterium sp. 61 genome:
- a CDS encoding diguanylate cyclase domain-containing protein: protein MPSQDEILKAKILVVDDSPDNVDLMLEILRDAGYTNVTATMRPAQVCPLHREHCYDLILLDLQMPELNGFQVMKGLKEIEHGGYLPVLALTAQPSFKIAALEAGARDFISKPFDLMEVHKRIHNMLEVRLLYKELAQYSKQQQELALHDPLTGLPNRRLLEDRIEHTLRQSARNRGKSAILYLDLDGFKTINDSYGHGYGDEILKMVAARLVGASRKEDTVARIGGDEFVIVLGNLAGKGDAREPAAKLIEVISEPYFINDLTLRLSTSIGIAIYPDDASTVESLLGAADTALYEAKRAGKNRFCCSPHEVIASQVNMQKSGMPLIA, encoded by the coding sequence ATGCCCAGCCAAGATGAGATTTTGAAAGCCAAAATTTTGGTCGTCGACGATTCGCCCGACAATGTCGACCTGATGCTGGAAATCCTGCGCGATGCCGGCTATACCAATGTCACGGCCACCATGCGTCCGGCCCAGGTCTGCCCCCTGCACCGGGAGCATTGCTACGACTTGATCTTGCTGGATCTGCAAATGCCGGAACTGAATGGTTTTCAGGTCATGAAGGGCTTGAAGGAAATCGAGCATGGCGGCTACCTGCCCGTGCTGGCCCTGACGGCGCAGCCGAGCTTCAAGATCGCCGCCCTGGAAGCGGGGGCGCGCGACTTCATCAGCAAGCCCTTCGACCTGATGGAAGTGCACAAGCGCATCCATAACATGCTGGAAGTGCGCCTGCTGTACAAGGAACTGGCCCAGTACAGCAAGCAGCAGCAGGAACTGGCCCTGCACGACCCGCTCACGGGCCTGCCCAACCGGCGCCTGCTGGAAGACCGCATCGAACATACCTTGCGGCAATCGGCCCGCAACCGGGGCAAGTCGGCCATCCTGTACCTGGACCTGGACGGCTTCAAGACCATCAACGACAGCTACGGCCACGGCTATGGCGATGAGATCCTGAAGATGGTGGCGGCGCGCCTGGTGGGCGCCTCGCGCAAGGAAGACACGGTGGCGCGCATCGGCGGCGACGAATTCGTCATCGTGCTGGGCAACCTGGCCGGCAAGGGCGACGCGCGCGAACCCGCCGCCAAGCTGATCGAGGTAATTTCCGAACCGTATTTCATCAACGACCTGACCCTGCGCCTGTCGACCAGCATCGGCATCGCCATCTACCCGGACGACGCCAGCACGGTCGAATCGCTGCTCGGTGCAGCCGACACGGCCCTGTATGAAGCCAAGCGCGCGGGCAAGAACCGCTTTTGCTGCTCGCCCCACGAAGTAATCGCCTCGCAGGTGAACATGCAGAAAAGCGGCATGCCCTTGATCGCCTGA
- a CDS encoding ATP-binding protein: protein MAKHDRKQDLLPPSAPLSLSDERLTNLLESIADGFCLLDHDWTIRYINTRGADMLAPQRPPGSQLAGSSLWQACPHLQGTELEVQYRRSMAQQHSGSFELQYPPLGRWLEVRIFPSSEGLTTHIQDISQRKAAEESLRQSEDDLRTLANSIPQLAWIASFDGTIAWYNQRWHDYTGTSAEQMAGDGWSIAYDAQYLPPMLQGWKAALHDGTPFEMEFPIRGADGQYRWFLTRANPVRDRGGQLLRWFGTSTDVDQVKRVQEALRDETCVLELLNNTGAALAATLDLPALLQETVDAATRISGARFGAFYYDDAGDVHPAARAVNGISLRQAETIATALRQGPAMCQNDLLAAPEASADGAPPLRSCLSLPISSRSGLLLGRLLLGHPQAGMFSARSERIVSAIAAQAAVALDNTRLYAAATRAAEERKVLLDSEREARAEAERTNQLQDDFLATLSHELRTPLSAILGWAQVLRRGTRDQADLHRGLQSIERNARAQAQLIEDLLDMNRITSDKVLLDLQPLAPASVIASAIETLRPAADAKHITIHSSIASDADTIMGDPGRIQQVIWNLLSNALKFTPQGGQVDIGVCREATRLAITVADNGVGIKKDFLPHVFDRFRQADASTTRKHGGLGLGLSIVKHLVEQHGGTVTASSAGDMQGASFTVRLPLGTPATAARKAVGVPSASHDLRGIRVLLVDDEADGRELTQRILRDHHAEVHGAGSVEQALQLLAQVRPHVLVSDIGMPDADGVDLLTQIRAHTSPGTARLPALALTAFAQAQDRQRALASGFQAWVAKPLDPAELVAAVAQLAATRVTATPLKR from the coding sequence ATGGCTAAGCATGACCGCAAGCAGGATCTGCTACCCCCATCAGCGCCGCTGAGCCTGTCAGACGAGCGCTTGACCAACTTGCTGGAGAGCATAGCAGACGGCTTTTGCCTGCTCGACCACGATTGGACCATCCGCTACATCAATACGCGCGGCGCCGACATGCTCGCGCCGCAGCGCCCGCCCGGCAGCCAGCTGGCAGGCAGCAGCCTGTGGCAAGCCTGTCCTCACTTGCAGGGCACGGAACTGGAAGTGCAATACCGACGCAGCATGGCGCAGCAGCACAGCGGCAGTTTCGAACTGCAGTATCCGCCGCTGGGGCGCTGGCTGGAAGTGCGCATCTTCCCGTCCAGCGAAGGCTTGACCACGCATATCCAGGACATCAGCCAGCGCAAGGCGGCCGAGGAAAGCTTGCGCCAGAGCGAGGACGATTTGCGCACGCTGGCCAATTCCATCCCGCAACTGGCCTGGATCGCCAGCTTCGACGGCACCATCGCCTGGTACAACCAGCGCTGGCACGACTACACGGGCACCAGCGCGGAACAGATGGCGGGTGACGGCTGGAGCATCGCCTATGACGCGCAATACCTGCCGCCCATGCTGCAAGGCTGGAAGGCCGCTTTGCACGATGGCACGCCCTTCGAAATGGAATTTCCCATCCGCGGCGCCGACGGTCAGTACCGCTGGTTCCTGACGCGCGCCAATCCCGTGCGAGACCGGGGCGGCCAGCTGCTGCGCTGGTTTGGCACGAGCACCGACGTCGACCAGGTCAAGCGCGTGCAGGAAGCCTTGCGCGATGAAACCTGCGTGCTGGAATTGCTCAACAACACGGGCGCGGCCCTGGCCGCCACCCTGGACTTGCCGGCCCTGCTGCAGGAAACCGTCGATGCGGCCACGCGCATCAGCGGCGCGCGCTTCGGCGCCTTTTATTATGACGATGCGGGCGATGTCCACCCTGCGGCACGCGCCGTCAACGGCATCAGCCTGCGCCAGGCCGAGACCATCGCCACGGCACTGCGCCAGGGACCGGCTATGTGCCAGAACGACTTGCTGGCCGCGCCCGAAGCCAGCGCCGATGGCGCGCCGCCCCTGCGCAGCTGCCTGAGCCTGCCCATCAGCTCGCGCTCTGGCCTGTTGCTGGGGCGCTTGCTGCTGGGCCATCCACAGGCGGGCATGTTCAGCGCGCGCAGCGAACGCATCGTCTCGGCCATCGCGGCGCAGGCCGCCGTCGCGCTCGACAATACGCGCCTGTACGCGGCCGCCACGCGCGCCGCCGAAGAGCGCAAGGTGCTGCTCGACAGCGAACGTGAGGCGCGTGCCGAGGCCGAGCGCACGAACCAGCTGCAGGATGATTTTCTCGCCACCCTGTCGCATGAACTGCGCACGCCACTGTCGGCTATCCTGGGCTGGGCCCAGGTGCTGCGGCGTGGCACGCGTGACCAGGCCGACCTGCACCGTGGCCTGCAAAGCATCGAACGCAATGCGCGCGCGCAGGCGCAACTGATCGAAGACTTGCTCGACATGAACCGCATCACCTCCGACAAAGTGCTGCTCGACCTGCAGCCCCTCGCGCCCGCCAGCGTCATCGCCTCGGCCATCGAAACCCTGCGCCCGGCGGCCGACGCCAAGCACATCACCATCCACAGCAGTATCGCCAGCGATGCGGACACGATCATGGGCGACCCCGGCCGTATCCAGCAAGTGATCTGGAACCTGCTGTCGAATGCCCTGAAGTTCACGCCGCAAGGGGGACAGGTCGATATCGGCGTGTGCCGCGAGGCGACCCGTCTAGCCATCACGGTGGCCGACAATGGTGTGGGCATCAAGAAAGACTTCCTGCCCCACGTATTCGACCGCTTCCGCCAGGCCGATGCCTCCACCACGCGCAAGCATGGCGGCCTGGGGCTGGGACTGTCGATCGTCAAGCACCTGGTGGAGCAGCATGGCGGCACGGTCACGGCCAGCAGTGCCGGCGACATGCAGGGCGCCAGTTTCACCGTGCGCCTGCCGCTGGGCACGCCGGCCACTGCGGCGCGCAAGGCGGTCGGCGTCCCGTCCGCCAGCCATGACTTGCGCGGCATCAGGGTGCTGCTGGTCGATGACGAAGCCGATGGGCGCGAACTGACGCAACGCATCCTGCGCGACCACCACGCCGAAGTGCATGGCGCCGGCAGCGTGGAGCAAGCGCTGCAACTGCTGGCGCAGGTGCGCCCACATGTGCTGGTCAGCGACATCGGCATGCCCGATGCCGACGGTGTCGACTTGCTGACGCAAATCCGTGCGCACACTTCCCCGGGTACCGCCCGGCTGCCTGCGTTGGCGCTGACGGCGTTTGCGCAAGCGCAAGATCGCCAGCGGGCGTTGGCCAGCGGCTTCCAGGCCTGGGTCGCGAAACCGCTGGACCCGGCCGAATTGGTGGCAGCCGTGGCGCAACTGGCGGCGACGCGCGTCACGGCTACGCCCTTAAAAAGATGA
- a CDS encoding DUF6265 family protein, which produces MQRLIPTLLAALLAMSTAQAAEKTVPPPETVDKLAWLAGCWNVDGAEPGSGEQWSTAAGGTLLGTSRTVKGGKTTAFEFVQIRLTEPGQLAYIVQPSGQPPVIFNLLRQDKPNEFIFANLDNDFPSRIIYRHDSERILHASITGTMKGKLTTIAFPMTRGRCEAAPVARSK; this is translated from the coding sequence ATGCAACGACTCATCCCCACCCTGCTGGCAGCGCTGCTGGCCATGAGTACCGCCCAGGCTGCGGAAAAAACCGTGCCGCCGCCCGAAACCGTGGACAAGCTGGCCTGGCTGGCCGGCTGCTGGAACGTCGACGGCGCCGAACCCGGCTCCGGGGAACAATGGAGTACGGCCGCCGGCGGCACCCTCCTCGGCACCAGCCGCACCGTCAAGGGCGGCAAGACGACAGCCTTTGAATTCGTGCAGATCCGCCTCACCGAACCGGGCCAGTTGGCCTACATCGTGCAGCCGTCAGGCCAGCCGCCTGTGATTTTCAATCTATTGCGCCAGGACAAGCCGAATGAATTCATCTTCGCCAACCTGGACAATGACTTTCCCAGCCGCATCATCTACCGCCACGACAGCGAGCGCATCTTGCACGCCAGCATCACCGGCACGATGAAAGGCAAGCTCACCACCATAGCCTTCCCCATGACGCGGGGCCGCTGCGAAGCGGCGCCAGTGGCGCGAAGCAAATAA
- a CDS encoding NAD(P)/FAD-dependent oxidoreductase codes for MHSKIVIVGGGAGGLELACKLSRKLGPGQVTLVDSRLYHIWKPSLHEVAAGTLDIHQEGLSYQMLAHDNGFTYVYGPLIALDAASNSLTVGAIATDKDEQLLPQRTVSYDQLVLAVGSTSNYFGVPGAKENTISLNATEDAERFRLTLLKLLAMAEQRQGDAGHPGVDIVIIGGGATGVELAAELREASGVYAAYGFQNLNAIKDVRITLLEGAPRILAPLPERVSIAASKLLHKHGISVVTDTRVTTIEADKVTVASGTSYAADICVWAAGIRAPEFLSTLGLPTNRAGQLEVTGMLNVQGHANIFALGDCAACTGPDGKLVPPRAQAAHQQADYLLKTFLLQAKGKPPQTKPYEYLDYGSLVSFGRTTSVGTLMGSLKGLSWFVEGFVARMMYVSLHLMHHNAVLGGVRTAVMAMGRFLIKRSTPQVKLH; via the coding sequence TTGCATAGTAAAATCGTCATCGTAGGTGGCGGCGCAGGCGGCCTGGAGCTGGCCTGCAAACTCAGCCGCAAGCTCGGCCCCGGCCAGGTGACCCTGGTCGACAGCCGCCTCTACCATATATGGAAGCCGTCGCTGCATGAGGTGGCGGCCGGTACCCTGGATATTCACCAAGAGGGCCTGTCGTACCAGATGCTGGCGCATGACAATGGTTTTACCTATGTCTATGGCCCCCTGATCGCGCTCGACGCCGCGTCGAACAGCCTCACCGTGGGCGCCATCGCCACCGATAAGGATGAACAGCTCTTGCCGCAGCGCACGGTCAGCTATGACCAACTGGTGCTGGCCGTGGGCAGCACCTCGAATTACTTCGGCGTGCCCGGTGCCAAGGAAAACACCATTTCCCTGAATGCCACGGAAGACGCCGAACGTTTCCGTTTGACGCTGTTGAAACTGCTGGCCATGGCCGAGCAGCGCCAGGGCGATGCAGGTCATCCTGGGGTTGACATCGTCATCATCGGCGGCGGCGCCACGGGCGTGGAACTGGCGGCCGAATTGCGCGAAGCGAGTGGCGTGTATGCCGCGTATGGTTTTCAGAATCTCAACGCCATCAAGGACGTGCGCATCACCCTGCTCGAAGGGGCGCCGCGCATCCTGGCGCCGCTGCCCGAGCGTGTGTCCATCGCCGCCTCGAAACTGCTGCACAAGCATGGCATTAGCGTGGTGACCGATACGCGCGTCACCACGATCGAAGCCGACAAGGTGACGGTGGCCAGCGGCACCAGCTATGCGGCCGATATCTGCGTGTGGGCCGCCGGCATCCGCGCGCCGGAATTCCTGTCGACTTTGGGCTTGCCGACCAACCGCGCCGGCCAGCTGGAAGTGACGGGCATGCTCAATGTGCAGGGCCATGCGAATATCTTCGCGCTGGGCGACTGCGCCGCCTGCACGGGGCCGGACGGCAAGCTGGTGCCGCCTCGCGCCCAGGCTGCCCACCAGCAAGCCGATTACCTGCTGAAAACCTTCCTGCTGCAAGCGAAGGGCAAGCCGCCGCAAACCAAGCCGTACGAGTACCTCGACTACGGATCGCTCGTGTCGTTCGGACGTACTACCTCCGTGGGCACCCTGATGGGTTCCCTGAAGGGGCTGAGCTGGTTCGTGGAAGGATTTGTTGCGCGCATGATGTATGTCAGCCTGCATTTGATGCACCACAATGCCGTGCTGGGCGGCGTGCGCACGGCCGTCATGGCCATGGGGCGCTTCCTGATCAAGCGCAGTACGCCGCAGGTCAAGCTGCATTAA
- a CDS encoding sensor histidine kinase, translating into MSAQTDPNKEAAQADAERAADLSELLGHVNTSWDNERRALSRQLHDSLGSSLTALTMHLSLLTQKMPQEAALLDRAATMKQLLLNVIETNRQMQMKLWNDKLEFLGVNVALGELAAQFAEQHKITVRCSLPDDELICPRNVGVALLRTLEEALSNIATHANATEVDIIIDDNDEALMMTVKDNGNGLPAREPVEMSKHGLRSVRERVHYLGGSLSLTANPQGGTALTVVLPRISPKE; encoded by the coding sequence ATGTCCGCACAAACAGATCCGAACAAGGAAGCGGCCCAGGCCGATGCGGAACGCGCCGCCGATCTCAGCGAGTTGCTGGGTCATGTCAACACCAGCTGGGATAATGAACGGCGCGCCCTGTCGCGCCAGCTGCACGACAGCCTCGGTTCATCGCTGACGGCGCTGACCATGCACCTGTCGCTGCTGACGCAAAAAATGCCGCAGGAAGCGGCCCTGCTTGACCGTGCTGCGACCATGAAGCAATTGCTGCTGAATGTGATTGAAACCAACCGGCAAATGCAGATGAAGCTGTGGAACGACAAGCTGGAGTTTCTTGGCGTCAATGTGGCGCTGGGCGAACTGGCCGCGCAGTTTGCCGAACAGCACAAAATCACCGTGCGCTGCAGCCTGCCCGACGATGAACTGATTTGCCCCCGTAACGTGGGCGTGGCGCTGCTGCGCACACTGGAAGAGGCGCTCAGCAACATCGCCACGCACGCCAACGCCACAGAAGTGGACATCATCATCGATGACAATGACGAAGCGCTGATGATGACCGTCAAGGATAACGGCAATGGACTGCCGGCCAGGGAACCCGTCGAAATGAGCAAGCACGGCCTGCGCTCCGTGCGCGAGCGCGTGCACTACCTCGGCGGCAGCCTGAGCCTGACCGCCAACCCGCAAGGCGGCACGGCCCTGACCGTCGTTTTGCCGCGCATTAGTCCGAAAGAATAG